In the Acidobacteriota bacterium genome, GGCGGGGGAAAGGTTGAGGACGGCGAAGACCTTGTCCCGGTCGTTCTGGCGTACGAAGCTGAGGACCTCGGAAGGGGTGCTGTTGGGGACGTGGATCATGCGGGCGCCCCAGGCGCCGTTGTGGAGGGCCGAGTTGGATTTCTTGAGGGCGATGAGCCTGCGGTAGAGATC is a window encoding:
- a CDS encoding alpha amylase C-terminal domain-containing protein, whose product is DLYRRLIALKKSNSALHNGAWGARMIHVPNSTPSEVLSFVRQNDRDKVFAVLNLSPARQTVTFQQSLHRGTYRDYFSGDTVSLTAQTQLDLQPWSYHVFVKGD